Proteins encoded by one window of Clostridium perfringens:
- the lepB gene encoding signal peptidase I, with protein MKCFNYILDLPDSFFKIIITILISLILILGFFLNNIFIAVVDGSSMEDTIHHGDVLIINKKSYSTSSPKRYDIVNIYAPCKYDNFLVKRIIGLPGDTIEINNSEVYVNGDKIYESYIKEEMNLPYYLKLKIPKDKFFVMGDNRNISLDSRYFGLVKSTDIQGKAIFKYCYKNHKFKLF; from the coding sequence ATGAAATGCTTTAATTATATTTTAGATCTACCTGATAGCTTTTTTAAGATTATAATAACCATATTAATATCCTTAATTCTAATTTTAGGTTTCTTCTTAAACAATATATTCATAGCTGTTGTTGATGGCTCTTCAATGGAAGATACTATTCATCACGGTGATGTATTAATTATAAATAAAAAATCCTATTCCACTTCTTCTCCTAAAAGGTATGATATAGTAAATATTTATGCCCCTTGTAAATATGATAATTTTCTAGTTAAAAGAATCATAGGTCTTCCTGGTGATACAATTGAAATAAATAATTCTGAAGTATATGTAAATGGTGATAAAATTTATGAATCATATATAAAAGAAGAAATGAATCTTCCTTATTATTTAAAATTAAAAATACCTAAAGATAAATTCTTTGTTATGGGTGATAATAGGAATATAAGTTTAGATTCTAGATATTTTGGACTAGTAAAAAGTACTGATATTCAAGGTAAGGCAATATTTAAATATTGCTATAAGAATCATAAATTTAAACTCTTTTAA
- the pulA gene encoding type I pullulanase, with product MRRNFNSKEFNDKYYYDGELGAIYNKEETIFRVWSPEAKSLELLLYRDGNTESLIERDLLHKKSNGLWEIVKKGDLNGVYYKYHIVGEDFEHDFVDPYCKALGVNGYRAMVIDLKKTNPKGWENEKKPSLENPLDSILYEMHIRDFSIDKSSGVSLENRGKFLGIIEENTKVPGTEVKTTLDHLKELGITHVHLLPSFDFGTVDEERLDEEQYNWGYDPVNYNVPEGSYSKNPYKGEVRIKEFKEMVLKLHRAGIRVIMDVVYNHTYSGENSNLNLSYPGYYHRQDDFGNFSNGSGCGNELASERLMVRKYMVDSLKYWAKEYHIDGFRFDLMALHDIETLKEIREELNKIDPSILIYGEGWNGGDSPLPKEEACFKCNIGKFDKLQIAAFSDDMRDGIKGHVAHLKEGGFVNGGEDFEESIKFGIVASTYHEGVDYNKVNYSDSPWANEPYQTVNYCSAHDNNTLHDKLKIVCENASEEEIIEMNKLSAAIFLTSQGIPFIHSGEEFLRTKTNEKGEFIENSYNSNDFVNKIDWTRKVKYMDLFKYYKGLIELRKEYPLFRLESNKEIREKISFIESELGIKKKGIVAYRLKDHNNEFIVVFNSNNNEVKINLPKGLWGVMVNNKFSGKEIKDEARDFYDIIRKSACVLKKLSD from the coding sequence ATGAGAAGAAATTTTAATTCTAAAGAGTTTAATGATAAGTATTATTATGATGGAGAACTTGGAGCTATTTATAATAAAGAAGAGACTATTTTTAGGGTATGGTCACCAGAAGCTAAGAGTTTAGAATTATTACTTTACAGAGATGGGAATACAGAGAGTTTAATAGAAAGAGATTTGCTTCATAAAAAAAGTAATGGACTTTGGGAAATAGTAAAAAAGGGAGATTTAAATGGAGTTTATTATAAGTACCATATTGTAGGAGAAGATTTTGAGCATGATTTTGTTGATCCTTACTGCAAAGCCTTAGGAGTTAATGGGTATAGAGCTATGGTTATTGACTTGAAGAAAACTAATCCTAAGGGATGGGAAAATGAAAAGAAACCATCACTTGAAAATCCCTTAGATTCAATTTTATATGAAATGCATATAAGAGATTTTTCGATTGATAAGAGTTCAGGGGTTTCTTTAGAAAATAGAGGAAAGTTTTTAGGAATAATTGAAGAAAATACAAAAGTTCCTGGTACAGAAGTAAAAACAACCTTAGATCATTTAAAGGAATTAGGAATAACCCATGTACATCTTTTACCTTCCTTTGATTTTGGAACAGTTGATGAGGAGAGATTAGATGAAGAGCAGTATAATTGGGGATATGACCCTGTAAATTATAATGTACCAGAAGGATCATATTCTAAAAATCCATATAAAGGTGAAGTTAGAATTAAAGAGTTTAAGGAAATGGTACTTAAACTTCATAGAGCAGGAATAAGAGTTATAATGGATGTTGTGTATAATCACACTTATTCAGGAGAAAACTCTAATTTAAATTTATCTTACCCAGGATATTATCATAGACAAGATGACTTTGGGAATTTTTCTAATGGTTCTGGATGTGGTAATGAATTAGCATCAGAAAGACTTATGGTAAGAAAATATATGGTTGATTCATTAAAGTATTGGGCAAAAGAATATCACATAGATGGATTTAGATTTGATTTAATGGCATTACATGATATTGAAACCTTAAAGGAAATAAGAGAAGAATTAAATAAAATAGATCCTTCAATATTAATATATGGAGAAGGATGGAATGGAGGAGACTCTCCACTGCCTAAAGAAGAAGCTTGTTTTAAATGTAATATAGGTAAATTTGATAAATTACAAATAGCAGCTTTTAGTGATGATATGAGAGATGGGATAAAAGGACATGTAGCACATCTTAAAGAAGGAGGCTTCGTAAATGGAGGAGAAGACTTTGAAGAGAGTATAAAGTTTGGAATAGTAGCTTCTACTTATCATGAAGGAGTAGATTATAATAAAGTAAATTATTCAGATTCTCCTTGGGCAAATGAACCTTATCAGACAGTAAATTATTGCTCAGCCCATGATAACAATACATTACACGATAAGCTTAAAATTGTATGTGAAAATGCTTCTGAAGAAGAGATAATAGAAATGAATAAGTTAAGTGCTGCTATTTTCTTAACATCTCAAGGAATACCCTTTATTCATTCAGGAGAGGAGTTTTTAAGAACTAAGACTAATGAAAAAGGAGAATTTATTGAAAATAGTTATAATTCTAATGACTTTGTAAACAAGATTGATTGGACTAGAAAAGTAAAGTATATGGATTTATTTAAATACTATAAGGGATTAATTGAATTAAGAAAGGAATATCCTTTATTTAGGTTAGAAAGTAACAAAGAAATAAGAGAAAAAATTTCATTTATAGAGAGTGAGTTAGGAATAAAGAAAAAGGGTATAGTTGCTTATAGATTAAAAGATCATAATAATGAATTCATAGTAGTTTTTAATAGTAATAATAATGAAGTTAAAATAAACCTTCCTAAGGGTCTTTGGGGAGTTATGGTTAATAATAAATTTTCAGGAAAAGAAATAAAGGATGAAGCTAGAGATTTTTATGATATAATAAGAAAGTCAGCATGTGTTCTTAAAAAATTAAGTGATTAA
- a CDS encoding polysaccharide deacetylase family protein: protein MSNKVRNGKHNKYLKRRIAVAVAGIVVIAGVGFGIKSLVSNKANKEALASAKEEETKKEEEKPKPTDIMPNGNIIYAADSYAVSADEVEKMLEGKASNNDKEIFLTFDDGPSENTREILKILKEEDVHATFFDIGSALKDNKENQELLKQEIDQGNAVAGHSFSHNYKTLYPGNSVDVNKFMSELNETNEIMKSVLGKNFNARVIRMPGGYMSRRYYRDPNLKALDEAFAKDNIVSIDWDAETGDATGRHYTVEQYVENSAKNINTLNHVILLMHDAAAKKETVQALPAIIKFYKEHGYAFKVIKNTPVGENNSSDTTNSSQNTDNKTK, encoded by the coding sequence GTGAGTAACAAAGTAAGAAATGGAAAACATAATAAGTATTTAAAAAGAAGAATAGCAGTTGCTGTAGCTGGTATTGTAGTAATTGCAGGAGTAGGTTTTGGAATTAAATCACTAGTTAGCAATAAAGCTAATAAGGAGGCTTTAGCATCAGCTAAGGAAGAGGAAACTAAAAAAGAAGAGGAAAAACCAAAACCAACAGACATAATGCCAAATGGTAATATAATTTATGCTGCAGATTCCTATGCAGTTAGTGCAGATGAAGTTGAAAAAATGCTTGAAGGAAAAGCTTCAAATAATGATAAAGAAATATTTTTAACTTTTGATGATGGTCCAAGTGAAAATACAAGGGAAATATTAAAGATTTTAAAGGAAGAAGATGTACATGCTACATTTTTTGATATAGGATCTGCCTTAAAGGATAATAAAGAAAATCAAGAGTTATTAAAACAAGAAATTGATCAAGGAAATGCAGTAGCTGGTCATAGTTTTTCACATAATTATAAAACATTGTATCCAGGAAATTCAGTTGATGTAAATAAATTTATGAGCGAATTAAATGAAACTAATGAAATAATGAAAAGCGTATTAGGAAAAAACTTTAATGCTAGAGTAATTAGAATGCCAGGTGGATATATGTCTAGAAGATATTATAGAGATCCTAACTTAAAAGCTTTAGATGAGGCTTTTGCAAAGGATAATATAGTTAGTATAGATTGGGATGCAGAAACTGGTGATGCAACTGGAAGACATTATACAGTAGAGCAATATGTTGAAAACTCAGCTAAAAATATTAATACTTTAAATCATGTAATTTTATTAATGCATGATGCAGCAGCTAAGAAAGAAACTGTACAAGCATTACCTGCAATAATTAAATTCTATAAAGAACATGGGTATGCATTTAAAGTAATAAAAAATACACCTGTAGGTGAAAATAATTCTTCAGATACAACTAATAGTTCACAAAATACTGACAATAAAACAAAGTAA
- a CDS encoding PRK06851 family protein: protein MKNVVYYYGAGNTAKGFRPLYNSIFQGVKKIYSLNGGSNIFKTAIIKELIDEYSDTLSLEGIVSTIDNNEMEGVILREKEIAVINGTPLHGFMNLAIDNIEVIDLDVFLDKDEIEKNEETIKFLKEQFKECMENAHKEYEKALKIHDYWEDIYFPYLNIEKANKFTEHVISLLTDGAVKKESKGKCVERYLGGATPSGPKDSVPSITEGVKRYFLKGRAGTGKSTMLKKIAKAVMELGYDVEVYNCGFDPDSKDMVISRELNFAIFDSTAPHEYFPSREDDEIIDVYTTYIDGDVDKIHKEEIKKIALNYKNQVAKGTAFLLKGEEVKNKLDDIYNNAFNHKEAKGVLEFLFE from the coding sequence ATGAAAAATGTAGTTTATTATTATGGAGCAGGAAATACAGCAAAAGGATTTAGACCACTTTATAATTCTATATTTCAAGGAGTCAAGAAAATTTATTCACTAAATGGAGGTAGCAATATATTTAAAACTGCCATTATAAAGGAACTTATAGATGAATATAGTGATACTTTAAGTTTAGAAGGAATAGTTAGCACTATAGATAATAATGAAATGGAAGGGGTAATACTAAGAGAAAAAGAAATTGCAGTAATAAATGGAACACCTCTTCATGGATTTATGAATTTAGCTATTGATAATATTGAAGTCATAGATTTAGATGTATTTTTAGACAAAGATGAAATAGAAAAAAATGAAGAGACTATAAAATTTTTAAAGGAACAATTTAAAGAGTGTATGGAAAATGCCCATAAAGAATACGAAAAGGCTTTAAAGATACATGATTATTGGGAAGATATTTATTTCCCTTACTTAAATATTGAAAAGGCAAATAAATTTACTGAGCATGTTATTTCTTTACTAACTGATGGTGCAGTTAAGAAAGAGTCAAAGGGTAAGTGTGTTGAAAGATATTTAGGTGGAGCAACACCAAGTGGCCCTAAGGATTCTGTTCCTAGCATAACTGAAGGGGTAAAAAGATACTTTTTAAAAGGAAGAGCTGGAACAGGAAAGTCAACTATGCTAAAGAAAATAGCTAAGGCAGTAATGGAATTAGGGTATGATGTGGAAGTTTATAATTGTGGCTTTGATCCAGATAGTAAGGATATGGTTATAAGTAGAGAGCTAAACTTTGCAATTTTTGATAGCACAGCTCCCCATGAATATTTCCCAAGTAGGGAAGATGATGAAATAATAGATGTTTATACAACATATATTGATGGAGATGTTGATAAAATTCACAAAGAAGAAATTAAAAAGATCGCTTTAAATTACAAAAATCAAGTGGCAAAGGGAACGGCTTTTTTATTAAAAGGAGAAGAAGTAAAAAATAAGCTAGATGATATTTATAATAATGCATTTAATCATAAGGAAGCAAAAGGTGTTTTAGAATTTTTATTTGAATAG
- a CDS encoding ribose-phosphate pyrophosphokinase, with amino-acid sequence MNEQNHGLGIIALESCTELGNAIDKLIQEKRNCEESFLIKTDEIRFSNGEGKVKIPQSVRGRDIYILCDIGNYSCTYKMFGFENHKGPDEHFQDIKRTVSAIRGKARRITVIMPLLYESRQHRRKGRESLDCALALQELERLGVDEVLTFDVHDPNVQNAIPLMSFENFYPTYDIVKSLIHNEKDLELDKEKLLVISPDTGAMDRAIYYSSVLGVDVGLFYKRRDHSRIVNGKNPIVKHEYMGRDVDGKDVLIVDDMIASGESVLDIAKELKGRNARNVYVATTFSFFTEGLEKFNKFFNDGIIKSVYSTNLTYIPEELKAAPWFKAVDLSDFIARIINRLNYDKSVASYMDATHIIQRLLDEK; translated from the coding sequence ATGAACGAACAAAATCATGGATTAGGTATTATAGCTTTAGAAAGTTGCACAGAACTTGGTAATGCTATAGACAAGCTTATACAAGAGAAAAGAAATTGTGAGGAATCTTTTTTAATAAAAACTGATGAGATAAGATTCTCTAACGGTGAAGGAAAAGTAAAAATACCTCAATCTGTAAGAGGAAGAGATATATACATTCTTTGTGATATAGGTAACTATAGTTGTACATATAAAATGTTTGGTTTTGAAAATCATAAGGGACCAGATGAACATTTCCAAGACATAAAAAGAACAGTTTCTGCTATAAGAGGAAAAGCTAGAAGAATAACTGTAATAATGCCTCTTTTATATGAATCAAGACAACATAGACGTAAAGGAAGAGAATCTCTAGATTGTGCTTTAGCACTTCAAGAACTAGAAAGATTAGGCGTTGATGAAGTTTTAACTTTTGACGTTCACGACCCTAACGTTCAAAATGCTATCCCACTAATGTCCTTTGAAAACTTCTACCCAACTTATGATATAGTTAAATCTTTAATTCACAATGAAAAAGATTTAGAGCTTGATAAGGAAAAATTACTTGTAATAAGTCCTGATACTGGTGCTATGGATAGAGCAATCTACTATTCAAGCGTACTAGGTGTTGATGTTGGTTTATTCTACAAAAGAAGAGACCATTCACGTATAGTTAATGGTAAAAACCCAATAGTTAAACATGAATACATGGGAAGAGACGTTGATGGAAAAGATGTCTTAATCGTTGATGATATGATAGCTTCTGGAGAATCTGTACTTGATATTGCTAAAGAACTTAAAGGAAGAAATGCTAGAAATGTATATGTTGCTACTACTTTCTCATTCTTTACTGAAGGTTTAGAAAAATTCAACAAATTCTTCAATGATGGAATAATTAAGAGCGTTTACTCAACAAATTTAACTTATATCCCTGAGGAATTAAAGGCTGCTCCTTGGTTTAAAGCTGTTGATTTATCTGATTTTATCGCAAGAATAATAAACAGATTAAACTATGATAAGTCTGTAGCATCATATATGGACGCTACTCACATAATTCAAAGATTATTAGACGAAAAATAA
- a CDS encoding molybdopterin-dependent oxidoreductase has protein sequence MEVLSHGCTLDCFDCCKFNVYKEGSEILKIEGDKDHPFTKGLICKKGIAHLKRLNHKDRIYTPLLKNNGVWKEISFEDALEIMKEKLESTKEKYSSKSILYYSQYGSGGVLKGIEDIFFNFYGGVSKATGGPCWSAGIRAQKYDFGDSVSNSLEDMINSKNIFLWGKNPANTTIHTMAILNNAKKNGSRIIVIDPINTQSAKLGDIHVKIKPGTDGALAMAMAKIIISKGLQDEDFINKYVLGFQEYKDHLENFDLDYLSYECGIEIEDIEKLTKYYCEKNSSIYLGYGMQKYKNGGNTIRAIDALGALTGQIGVKGGGVNYANKVLSRILDLDPFKSGEIGENREFYVSNINEFIEEPKKYSLSVEDSNAPIKIMVIANSNLMNQLPNLNRLNNSIDKVEFKVCFDMFMTDTASKCDLFIPCTNTLESEDMVFSSMTNPYLIYNEKIIEPREKLMDEYYFFRELAKRMNLKGYPSLSKKDYLSKVIEPLMRYNKDITLDYLKNNPFTVYDDVAWENKKFKTPSGKFELASKRALKECGSLTPTYLSPRIKENCFRLLTNHSKDSLSSQHYIDVDEKAKVYLNENMIRKFSLICGEKVKLKSRTGEITAICSLDNGVQDYVALMYVGWWKKHGNPNFLTESGISDMGGQITYNETFIEIENI, from the coding sequence ATGGAAGTATTAAGTCATGGGTGTACATTAGATTGTTTTGATTGTTGTAAATTTAATGTTTATAAAGAAGGAAGTGAAATTCTAAAAATAGAAGGTGACAAAGATCATCCATTTACAAAGGGACTCATATGTAAAAAAGGAATAGCTCACTTAAAAAGATTGAATCATAAAGATAGAATATACACTCCTCTTTTAAAGAATAATGGAGTATGGAAAGAGATTTCCTTTGAAGATGCCTTAGAAATAATGAAAGAGAAACTTGAATCTACAAAAGAGAAGTATTCTTCTAAGTCAATATTATATTATAGCCAATATGGAAGTGGAGGAGTACTAAAGGGAATAGAGGATATATTCTTTAATTTTTATGGTGGTGTAAGTAAAGCTACAGGAGGCCCTTGCTGGAGTGCTGGAATAAGAGCTCAAAAATATGATTTTGGAGATTCTGTATCAAATTCCTTAGAGGATATGATAAATAGTAAAAACATATTTTTATGGGGTAAAAATCCTGCAAATACAACCATACATACTATGGCAATTTTAAATAATGCAAAGAAAAACGGGAGCAGAATAATAGTTATAGATCCAATAAATACTCAAAGTGCAAAGCTTGGAGACATTCATGTAAAAATTAAACCAGGGACAGATGGAGCTTTAGCTATGGCCATGGCAAAAATAATAATTTCTAAAGGTCTTCAAGATGAGGATTTTATAAATAAATATGTTTTAGGATTTCAAGAATATAAAGATCATTTAGAGAATTTTGATTTGGATTATTTAAGTTATGAATGTGGAATAGAAATAGAGGATATAGAAAAGCTAACTAAATACTATTGTGAAAAAAATTCTAGCATATATTTAGGATATGGAATGCAAAAATATAAGAATGGTGGAAATACCATAAGAGCTATTGATGCCTTAGGTGCTTTAACTGGTCAAATTGGAGTTAAAGGCGGTGGAGTAAATTACGCCAATAAGGTATTAAGTAGAATTTTAGATTTAGATCCATTTAAAAGTGGAGAAATTGGAGAAAATAGAGAATTTTATGTCTCTAATATAAATGAGTTTATAGAAGAACCTAAAAAATATTCTTTAAGTGTAGAAGATTCTAATGCACCAATAAAAATAATGGTAATAGCTAATAGCAATCTTATGAATCAACTTCCAAACTTAAATAGATTAAATAATAGTATAGACAAAGTTGAGTTTAAAGTTTGTTTTGATATGTTTATGACAGATACTGCTTCAAAGTGTGATTTATTCATTCCTTGTACCAATACCTTAGAAAGCGAGGATATGGTTTTTAGTTCAATGACTAATCCATATTTAATATATAATGAAAAGATAATAGAACCTAGAGAAAAACTTATGGATGAATACTACTTTTTTAGAGAGTTAGCTAAAAGAATGAATTTAAAAGGATATCCAAGCCTATCTAAAAAAGATTATTTAAGTAAGGTTATTGAACCTTTAATGAGATATAATAAAGATATAACCTTAGATTATTTAAAAAATAATCCTTTTACAGTTTATGATGATGTAGCTTGGGAAAATAAAAAGTTTAAAACACCTTCTGGCAAATTTGAACTTGCATCTAAAAGAGCTTTAAAAGAGTGCGGAAGCTTAACACCAACATACTTAAGTCCTAGAATAAAAGAAAACTGTTTTAGATTGCTTACTAATCATTCTAAAGATTCATTATCAAGTCAGCATTATATAGATGTAGATGAAAAGGCAAAAGTATATTTAAATGAGAATATGATAAGAAAGTTTTCCTTAATTTGCGGAGAAAAGGTTAAATTAAAATCAAGGACTGGAGAGATTACAGCAATTTGTTCCTTGGATAATGGGGTTCAAGATTATGTGGCTTTAATGTATGTTGGTTGGTGGAAAAAACATGGGAATCCAAACTTTTTAACTGAATCAGGAATCTCTGATATGGGTGGACAAATAACATATAATGAAACCTTTATAGAGATTGAAAATATATAA